The bacterium genome window below encodes:
- a CDS encoding choice-of-anchor D domain-containing protein, which yields MRTVICFLATLMLFTASTDVLLAQGNWVQQPTALQSNPNTFVQVGGLWGVAMTDTGTGFAAGYASVSNGFSGVLRKQAGNPTWFVLPSSSFNGLAASHSLWSGVSAVGSNAWVCGSNGRLYRTTNNGNSWDSATNGIAATSTLFDIFFKSTTEGMVVGNNGAIYYTSDGGNNWVAQTLPAGVSSSVALYAIHSAGNNWFVAGENSTLLRGNPQVSATSWTDLSGSTPALGLIEALHFLDDQNGAIAGATTPGSGVYRTTNGGSSFSAAGSGLASGQTYNAVHFINSQYGWTGYGSQPLYVTTNGGGSWSSTTTIPLPSQTLNNWLTRIDFPSTGIGYASGGAPGTTSTGWILRYEAQPQPDISMTDTTMSFGTLDCDSTTIEQFTIRNDGLASLNISAITFNVPGFALVGPLPGPVPPQGGATISIRWTPTIPGPIPAGANMLISSNDPAFPTWSVALDGLYNKGTFAIGSSYQFPDACLGSSSEVIVTTTVAGNLKPLLINFEHVSGDKMFTLVSPPLGDTVRTGDQFTFRFTPTSGGSRSGVYRMTYGNPACPQTTMITLSGTAFDASLSLSDYVVDFGDICVDTFKDMQITVTNTGTSNSTISLRQFVTGTNRFPNQHSGPFGPIPPGQSMPYTVRFAPGSNDTGLIEAQYALILAPCTDTLLITLRGRGVRPAVSFIPTSVLAIGPTPSGVTIDEPVQIINSGNTPITIDAITLNPPHPRLTLINMPVLPMVLPQGQTTSVTVRFKPDRTENINASLCVHWTDPCADSSCLAVGATSGDAPTITVDTTHDVGVQRCDGEILDTLMVYNTGKGTLSLQRMSLTGVGASDFSIRAPALPATVNNGDSVAVILAYRAATNGVSNAKLVIEHNDPKPGYVTVVALTGERSVVELHIEGDTLSPFISCAGVGQHRSLRLRNGGGGNLTIEDISVVEGMEFRVASSPLPILLSGGQEVSFEITFTPSAKGVYTGKILVTVGPCNDTYLLTVTGEGNVIDATIAPSPLNFGGITIGSSDTRSLVVSNNGSSTLTLTGAWVTPAGPDFQILGPTTFPIDIAPGNAQNVLVEFSPSSVQTSNARVCVGVAAPCPDTLCADVNGRGTSTGVGVTRTAIEFRLDPCNMDEVCDTVSVINSGSQNVDITDVRIQPSTGFRMSLPGTLPLSLPANGSVRLDICALADFTGSRVSNLVIETTDPDNPVLRVPLTARRDSSGITLSEKSFDFGTIAACEIGKSTFLTVTNSGSVTALIDSVPGAEGFVVTTSLPVSVQPGNLTQLRVTFIPPRPGIYHDTLFLTTTRCGERVPFVLHGALYDTNYTVTPQPLIFSGVAVGANSIQNFSFRNLHLSSVRIADVSISPAGTDFASWGAYPKTVGENNLTDLPIQFRPTGAGSQSATACIILDQPCRDTICIPLQGNTADALLTADPVLLDFDSVAHCADVTREVRVRNNGGSVLKLTSSRIEGADAASFVIENPLSGAEDLAPASERSFTIRIPASAMPVDGAKQAVLVVESDNSAQPQLQVPLQLIRTTLVLPASQTLDFGTVVTGTMQSRQLVLRNSGTHPVHFSNVQLPAGVTALPTSLTLLPGDSATISVSFTQSAEGVYRDSLLYLHDGPCSGNTAIIIQADVVESLSGRPLDFGLLPNCMSTDRSLYIRNLQDKTATITVLTMTGPDAAAFSVLSPATLPVSIPAGDSLRVDLRLTPDAGINALYVAQLHIEQDDGGMTRMFDIDVRGDARAVQLESAGIVDFGDVSIQTISAPRQLLLRNSETYPVQVTAILPSNTFFSVESSLPALPALLQPGESITVTLRFAPEAEQLYTADLTMQFDLPCGSEQVTPLTGRGIDDWRSSTLRISAYEGRVDDIIDIPLELMTDVSGLGVEGWKGSVRFNPSMLYPMEVITDSTLSAGLQTSMQFDATAGTLSMTASGGSIGSGTGALVFMRFRVLIGDGLQTDLHIEDGFHFTGGLARVDTRSDGQFTLIDFCDAGGTRLVTAAVELRMQSSTPNPFTSQASLEYSVNAEGQLRLTLLDQNGRQVAVVFDRRQSAGTHIARIDGSSLAPGVYFAVLHGHGQTIVRKLLRMK from the coding sequence ATGAGAACCGTCATTTGTTTCCTTGCCACCCTGATGTTGTTCACCGCGTCGACCGATGTTCTGCTCGCACAGGGGAACTGGGTGCAGCAGCCCACGGCGCTGCAGAGCAATCCGAACACTTTCGTGCAGGTAGGCGGACTCTGGGGCGTCGCGATGACGGACACCGGAACAGGATTTGCTGCCGGCTACGCCTCCGTATCCAACGGCTTCTCCGGCGTGCTGCGCAAGCAGGCGGGCAACCCGACCTGGTTCGTGCTTCCTTCCTCAAGCTTCAACGGACTCGCGGCAAGCCACAGTCTCTGGTCCGGCGTCTCAGCTGTCGGCAGCAACGCCTGGGTCTGTGGCTCCAATGGACGCCTGTACCGGACGACAAACAACGGGAACTCATGGGACAGTGCCACCAACGGTATCGCTGCGACCAGTACACTGTTCGATATTTTCTTCAAATCCACTACCGAAGGAATGGTGGTCGGAAACAACGGCGCAATCTATTACACATCTGACGGTGGCAACAACTGGGTCGCGCAGACCCTGCCCGCAGGAGTGAGCAGTTCGGTCGCACTGTATGCAATTCACAGTGCGGGGAACAACTGGTTTGTTGCAGGAGAAAACAGTACGCTGCTTCGCGGAAATCCGCAGGTATCGGCAACGAGCTGGACAGACCTGAGCGGCAGTACGCCAGCACTGGGACTGATTGAAGCCCTGCATTTCCTGGATGATCAGAACGGAGCAATCGCCGGCGCAACCACACCAGGCTCAGGCGTGTACCGCACGACGAATGGCGGCAGCAGCTTTTCGGCAGCGGGCAGCGGACTGGCGTCAGGACAGACATACAATGCCGTGCATTTCATCAACAGTCAGTATGGTTGGACGGGGTACGGGTCGCAGCCGCTGTACGTGACCACGAACGGCGGCGGCAGCTGGTCCTCCACGACGACCATCCCCCTCCCCTCGCAGACACTCAACAACTGGCTGACACGCATCGACTTCCCCTCTACCGGCATCGGCTACGCCTCGGGGGGCGCGCCGGGTACGACATCCACGGGTTGGATCCTGCGCTATGAAGCCCAGCCGCAGCCTGATATTTCCATGACCGACACCACGATGTCGTTCGGGACGCTCGACTGCGACAGCACCACGATCGAACAGTTCACCATCAGGAATGACGGACTTGCAAGCCTGAACATCTCGGCGATCACCTTCAACGTACCGGGTTTTGCGCTCGTCGGCCCCCTTCCCGGACCGGTTCCGCCGCAGGGCGGGGCGACGATTTCCATTCGATGGACACCCACCATCCCCGGTCCCATCCCCGCCGGAGCGAACATGCTCATCAGCAGCAATGATCCCGCCTTCCCGACCTGGAGCGTTGCACTTGACGGACTCTACAATAAAGGAACGTTCGCCATCGGCTCATCCTATCAGTTTCCGGATGCGTGCCTGGGAAGCAGCAGCGAGGTTATTGTGACCACCACCGTGGCGGGGAATCTGAAACCGCTGCTGATCAATTTCGAGCATGTAAGCGGGGACAAGATGTTCACCCTGGTGTCGCCACCGCTCGGCGACACCGTACGAACAGGTGATCAGTTCACCTTCCGCTTTACTCCCACCAGCGGTGGAAGCAGAAGCGGCGTATACCGTATGACCTATGGGAATCCAGCCTGTCCGCAGACGACGATGATCACCCTCAGCGGAACGGCCTTCGACGCCTCGCTTTCGCTCAGCGACTACGTTGTGGATTTCGGTGACATCTGTGTCGATACGTTCAAGGACATGCAGATCACCGTCACCAATACCGGAACGAGCAATTCCACCATCAGCCTGCGGCAGTTCGTCACAGGCACCAACCGCTTCCCCAATCAGCATTCCGGTCCCTTTGGACCCATTCCGCCGGGACAGAGCATGCCGTACACCGTGCGCTTCGCCCCGGGTTCAAACGATACCGGGCTCATCGAAGCACAGTATGCACTCATTCTGGCGCCCTGCACCGACACATTGCTTATCACATTGCGGGGACGCGGTGTGCGTCCGGCCGTGTCCTTCATCCCGACCTCCGTGCTCGCCATCGGTCCGACCCCCTCCGGCGTCACCATCGACGAACCAGTGCAGATCATCAACAGCGGCAACACACCGATCACCATCGACGCGATCACACTCAATCCGCCCCATCCTCGACTGACCCTGATCAACATGCCGGTCCTCCCCATGGTCCTGCCCCAGGGTCAGACGACATCCGTCACCGTACGTTTCAAGCCGGATCGGACAGAAAATATCAATGCTTCGCTCTGCGTACACTGGACGGATCCCTGCGCCGACAGCAGCTGCCTTGCGGTCGGTGCCACCAGCGGCGATGCTCCTACCATCACGGTGGATACAACCCATGATGTGGGAGTACAGCGCTGTGACGGCGAGATTCTCGATACCCTGATGGTCTACAACACGGGAAAGGGCACACTTTCCCTGCAGCGCATGTCGCTCACCGGCGTGGGGGCTTCCGACTTCAGCATCCGGGCGCCAGCGCTGCCGGCAACAGTGAACAACGGTGACTCCGTTGCAGTCATTCTGGCCTACCGTGCTGCCACGAACGGTGTAAGCAACGCGAAGCTGGTGATTGAACACAATGATCCGAAACCCGGATACGTCACAGTGGTAGCGCTGACCGGAGAACGCAGCGTCGTGGAACTGCACATAGAAGGTGATACGCTTTCACCGTTTATCAGCTGTGCCGGCGTCGGACAGCATCGCTCGCTTCGACTGCGCAATGGAGGTGGCGGAAATCTCACCATCGAGGACATCAGTGTTGTTGAAGGAATGGAGTTCCGGGTCGCAAGCTCACCGCTCCCGATTCTGCTGAGCGGGGGACAGGAAGTGTCGTTTGAAATTACTTTCACCCCTTCGGCGAAGGGCGTATATACGGGTAAAATCCTGGTTACCGTCGGTCCCTGTAATGACACGTACCTCCTCACTGTGACCGGCGAGGGCAACGTCATCGATGCCACAATCGCGCCTTCTCCGCTGAATTTCGGAGGAATCACCATTGGAAGCAGCGATACACGCAGTCTCGTTGTCAGCAACAACGGCAGCAGCACGCTCACGCTTACAGGAGCGTGGGTGACTCCGGCAGGACCCGATTTCCAGATACTCGGGCCCACCACCTTCCCAATCGACATCGCTCCCGGTAACGCACAAAATGTTCTCGTGGAATTCTCTCCATCCTCCGTCCAGACTTCCAACGCGCGTGTATGCGTGGGCGTCGCCGCACCCTGTCCCGATACGCTCTGTGCCGACGTCAACGGTCGCGGCACATCGACTGGCGTCGGTGTGACGCGCACGGCGATCGAGTTTCGACTGGATCCCTGCAACATGGACGAGGTATGCGATACGGTCAGCGTCATCAACAGCGGTTCGCAAAACGTAGACATCACCGATGTGCGTATTCAGCCGTCGACCGGCTTCCGCATGTCCCTGCCCGGTACACTCCCCCTGAGTCTTCCCGCGAACGGGAGCGTGCGCCTCGATATCTGTGCGCTGGCAGATTTCACCGGCAGCCGTGTCAGCAATCTCGTCATCGAAACAACCGATCCCGACAATCCTGTGCTGCGCGTACCACTGACCGCGCGCAGGGATTCGTCGGGAATAACCCTTTCAGAAAAATCTTTCGATTTCGGCACCATCGCAGCTTGTGAGATCGGGAAATCGACCTTCCTGACGGTGACTAACAGCGGCTCGGTGACGGCACTCATCGACAGCGTCCCTGGTGCGGAAGGTTTCGTGGTCACAACGAGTCTGCCGGTTTCCGTGCAGCCAGGGAATCTTACACAGCTTCGCGTGACCTTCATTCCTCCCCGTCCCGGCATCTATCACGATACGCTGTTCCTGACAACCACCCGCTGCGGCGAACGCGTGCCCTTTGTGCTGCACGGCGCACTGTACGACACGAATTACACCGTCACCCCGCAGCCACTGATATTCAGCGGTGTGGCGGTAGGCGCAAACAGCATACAGAATTTCAGTTTCCGCAATCTGCATCTTTCTTCCGTCCGCATTGCGGATGTGAGTATCAGTCCCGCCGGCACGGATTTCGCCTCCTGGGGCGCCTACCCGAAAACCGTGGGCGAGAACAACCTGACGGATTTGCCCATTCAGTTCCGTCCCACAGGAGCCGGCAGCCAGTCCGCCACGGCCTGCATCATCCTCGACCAGCCCTGCCGCGACACCATCTGCATTCCCCTGCAGGGAAATACGGCCGATGCCCTTCTGACAGCCGATCCGGTATTGCTGGATTTCGACAGTGTCGCGCATTGTGCGGACGTAACGCGCGAAGTTCGAGTACGCAACAATGGCGGCTCGGTGCTGAAGCTGACGTCATCGCGTATTGAAGGAGCCGATGCCGCAAGTTTCGTGATCGAGAATCCCCTCTCCGGTGCCGAAGATCTTGCACCGGCGTCGGAACGCAGCTTCACCATTCGCATCCCGGCAAGCGCCATGCCGGTGGATGGTGCAAAACAGGCGGTGCTCGTGGTGGAAAGCGACAACAGCGCGCAGCCCCAGCTGCAGGTGCCCCTGCAGCTCATCCGCACGACGCTCGTCCTTCCCGCATCGCAGACGCTGGACTTCGGTACGGTAGTGACCGGCACGATGCAATCACGTCAGCTGGTACTGCGAAATTCCGGTACGCATCCCGTGCACTTCAGCAACGTGCAGCTTCCGGCCGGTGTAACTGCCCTTCCGACCTCGCTGACATTGCTTCCCGGTGACAGCGCCACGATCAGCGTCAGCTTTACGCAGTCTGCCGAAGGTGTGTATCGCGACAGTCTACTGTATCTGCATGACGGACCCTGCAGCGGAAACACCGCCATCATCATTCAGGCGGATGTCGTCGAAAGCCTCTCCGGCCGACCTCTCGATTTCGGCCTCCTCCCGAACTGCATGTCCACCGACCGCAGCCTGTATATCCGCAATCTCCAGGATAAAACTGCCACCATTACCGTGCTCACGATGACGGGGCCGGACGCCGCGGCATTTTCCGTTCTTTCTCCGGCAACACTTCCCGTATCGATTCCCGCTGGCGACTCCCTGCGGGTGGATCTGCGCCTTACGCCGGATGCCGGAATCAATGCGCTCTACGTTGCGCAGCTCCACATTGAGCAGGACGATGGCGGCATGACGCGGATGTTCGATATCGACGTTCGCGGAGACGCCCGCGCTGTGCAGCTCGAAAGTGCGGGAATTGTGGATTTCGGGGATGTAAGCATTCAGACGATTTCCGCTCCCAGGCAGCTGCTGCTGCGCAACAGCGAGACCTATCCGGTACAGGTCACGGCCATCCTGCCATCGAATACATTTTTCAGCGTTGAAAGCAGCCTTCCCGCGCTGCCCGCACTTCTCCAACCCGGTGAATCGATTACGGTGACACTCCGCTTCGCGCCTGAGGCCGAGCAGCTGTACACGGCCGATCTCACCATGCAGTTCGATCTGCCCTGTGGATCGGAGCAGGTGACACCGCTCACGGGACGCGGCATCGATGACTGGCGTTCCTCCACGCTGCGCATCAGCGCCTATGAAGGTCGTGTGGACGATATCATCGACATTCCCCTCGAATTGATGACGGATGTTTCCGGTCTGGGCGTCGAAGGCTGGAAAGGCAGTGTTCGCTTCAATCCCTCCATGCTCTACCCGATGGAAGTGATTACCGATTCCACTCTCTCAGCCGGACTGCAAACATCGATGCAATTCGATGCGACAGCGGGAACGCTGTCGATGACGGCCTCGGGTGGAAGCATCGGCAGCGGCACCGGCGCGCTTGTGTTCATGCGTTTCCGTGTCCTCATCGGCGATGGATTACAGACCGATCTGCATATTGAAGACGGCTTCCATTTTACCGGCGGACTCGCGCGCGTGGATACGCGCAGCGATGGTCAGTTCACTCTGATCGATTTCTGTGATGCAGGCGGGACCCGGTTGGTGACTGCCGCGGTTGAACTGCGTATGCAGAGCAGCACACCGAATCCCTTTACATCGCAGGCCAGCCTTGAATACAGTGTCAACGCTGAAGGACAGCTGCGCCTGACGTTACTGGATCAGAATGGTCGGCAGGTGGCCGTGGTCTTCGACAGGCGGCAGTCCGCAGGCACGCATATCGCACGCATCGACGGCAGCAGTCTTGCGCCGGGTGTGTATTTCGCAGTGCTTCATGGTCACGGACAAACCATCGTCCGCAAGCTGCTGCGCATGAAATAG
- a CDS encoding DUF5686 and carboxypeptidase regulatory-like domain-containing protein, with translation MFVASGLTAQEMVLSGTVRDAGTKEPLVFAHILVKETGTGVVTNREGQFVLHLRRGVWTLQSSYIGYRPQTRSIIVHDNMEDVNFSLQPRVFAMPSVTVTPDDSLARLIIRRARQRRIERDGELQSYHMRAHTKVYSRLDSTRGMGDDLSAELTASFLDIGETQTEAWYKRPDQHKVLIHGRQQTDLFKQIGNTLNSSFGRYDFSSEVLRFPNDTDVDGPVSEAGLEDTYWYSVAGIARGERHQVYRIRVLPRSLQTPGVTGYYYIEDSTWSITQVELELNEATRNISLPIATKISFRQQFSLYGDALWLPSAGQVHVQAKLNLMGTEVWLSLNASTVIASYELNPPGVDSVFDDYRVEVLPEADDIPLAEWRRNSLQPPSEIDSDIYRISDSMEVLRAEELMNYNVGCVISGKKLQQDDNTWDVPGLINAVQFNRVEGVSISIPYSSEIREGLIQRYAANAGYGFLDRQFKASASARFRTGGRERSFIGLEAYYDLAPLYRDDLVYSNTLATWMALLDRYDARDYFYRKGVALSWSAHALPWLESEVGGRFIEYASARKHADWSIAGESVIRENAAVQEGQVRSVRLSLNGDFRTRTLMKGHVQRRDRSPSNFIPALTVEYRDMQLANRRWDALILQASLSGQIGFGVFGKTQYFLNASRATAHLPMQGLLTLPGSEPGFTMPMHFRTTSIGEFGGDERGMVMLDHNFGKLPFSWIGLPSGQFYAAEMWQLHLFAGAGWTRMRPGTRSLLTREVKTAERHLIEAGLSVENLFGIMRIDIGTRLTHFSDNPTVFYGLTLSPR, from the coding sequence ATGTTTGTGGCCTCGGGCCTCACGGCGCAGGAAATGGTGCTTTCGGGCACCGTGCGTGATGCAGGGACGAAAGAGCCACTGGTGTTCGCGCACATACTCGTGAAGGAAACAGGGACTGGGGTGGTGACGAACCGTGAGGGACAATTTGTCCTGCACCTGCGGCGCGGCGTGTGGACGCTGCAGTCGAGCTATATCGGGTATCGCCCGCAGACGCGCAGCATCATCGTCCATGACAACATGGAGGATGTGAATTTCTCACTGCAGCCGCGAGTATTCGCCATGCCCTCGGTCACAGTGACACCCGATGACAGCCTGGCACGCCTGATTATTCGCCGGGCCAGGCAGCGACGCATTGAGAGGGACGGGGAACTGCAGTCCTACCACATGCGCGCGCATACCAAGGTCTACTCGCGCCTCGACAGTACACGGGGAATGGGAGATGATCTCAGTGCGGAACTCACGGCATCCTTTCTCGATATCGGCGAAACGCAGACGGAAGCCTGGTACAAGCGTCCTGACCAGCACAAAGTTCTCATCCATGGCCGACAGCAGACCGATCTCTTCAAGCAGATAGGGAACACCCTCAACAGCAGTTTCGGACGCTACGACTTTTCAAGCGAGGTACTGCGTTTCCCGAACGACACCGATGTCGATGGACCCGTATCCGAGGCAGGTCTCGAGGATACGTACTGGTACAGTGTTGCAGGCATCGCCAGGGGCGAGAGACATCAGGTATACCGTATCAGGGTTCTCCCGCGCTCCCTGCAGACACCGGGTGTAACCGGGTACTATTATATCGAAGACTCCACCTGGTCGATCACGCAGGTGGAGCTTGAACTGAACGAGGCGACACGCAATATCAGTCTTCCCATCGCAACGAAGATTTCATTCCGACAGCAGTTCAGTCTGTATGGCGACGCGCTGTGGCTTCCGAGTGCGGGACAGGTGCATGTGCAGGCCAAGCTCAATCTCATGGGGACCGAGGTGTGGCTGAGTCTGAATGCGAGCACCGTCATTGCAAGCTATGAGCTCAATCCCCCGGGCGTCGATTCAGTGTTTGACGATTACCGGGTTGAGGTACTGCCCGAAGCGGATGATATCCCTCTTGCGGAGTGGCGGAGAAACAGCCTGCAGCCACCCTCTGAAATAGATAGCGATATTTATCGCATTTCAGACAGTATGGAAGTGCTGAGGGCGGAGGAACTGATGAATTACAATGTGGGGTGCGTGATATCAGGAAAGAAGCTTCAGCAGGATGACAATACATGGGACGTTCCCGGATTGATCAACGCCGTGCAATTCAACAGGGTGGAGGGTGTCAGCATCTCCATCCCGTATTCCAGTGAAATCAGGGAGGGCCTGATACAGCGATATGCAGCCAATGCTGGGTATGGTTTTCTTGACAGGCAGTTCAAGGCCTCCGCATCCGCGCGCTTTCGCACCGGGGGGAGGGAACGGTCATTTATCGGACTGGAAGCCTATTATGATCTCGCACCGCTTTATCGTGACGATCTTGTGTACAGCAACACGCTCGCGACATGGATGGCCCTGCTTGACCGCTACGACGCCCGGGATTATTTCTACCGCAAGGGTGTGGCCCTTAGCTGGAGCGCACATGCACTGCCATGGCTGGAATCGGAGGTCGGTGGGAGGTTTATCGAGTATGCATCCGCACGGAAACATGCGGACTGGAGCATAGCCGGCGAAAGTGTGATCAGGGAAAACGCTGCCGTGCAGGAGGGACAGGTACGTTCCGTACGGCTATCGCTGAACGGAGATTTTCGCACTCGTACGTTGATGAAAGGGCATGTGCAGCGCCGCGACCGTTCTCCCTCGAACTTCATTCCCGCCCTGACCGTGGAATATCGCGACATGCAGTTGGCGAACAGGAGATGGGATGCCCTGATCCTGCAGGCTTCGCTCTCCGGTCAGATCGGGTTTGGTGTTTTCGGGAAAACGCAATATTTCCTCAACGCATCCCGCGCAACTGCGCATCTCCCGATGCAGGGACTGCTTACTCTACCCGGCAGCGAACCGGGCTTCACCATGCCGATGCATTTCAGAACTACATCCATTGGAGAATTTGGAGGGGACGAGCGCGGCATGGTCATGCTCGATCACAATTTCGGGAAATTGCCGTTTTCGTGGATCGGACTTCCCTCCGGACAGTTCTACGCTGCAGAAATGTGGCAGCTGCATCTGTTTGCAGGTGCGGGATGGACAAGGATGCGTCCCGGGACACGATCGCTTCTCACGCGGGAAGTAAAAACCGCCGAGCGTCACCTCATCGAAGCGGGCCTCTCGGTGGAAAACCTCTTCGGCATCATGCGCATCGATATCGGTACACGGCTTACGCATTTCTCCGACAATCCTACGGTGTTTTATGGACTGACACTCAGTCCACGGTGA
- the cadA gene encoding cadmium-translocating P-type ATPase: MLRDFRLRFFISLALTLPILFLAPLIREFIGLEAMSFTGDRMLLFILSTIVFVYGGWPFLKGWYSESKELNPGMMTLIGVAVSVAWGYSAAVAFGLQGRTFFWELATLIDIMLLGHWIEMRSVMGASRALEELVKLLPSEAHRVEEDGSISDVRIDKLGKGDLVLIKPGEKVPGDGSVEEGSSSVNESMITGESVPVTKGPGDKVIGGSINGDASMKMRIEKTGKDSYLSQVVELVRNAQQSQSRAQSLADRAARWLTGIAVSAGVITLLAWWLGAGDSFVFSLERMVTVMVITCPHALGLAVPLVVAVSTSAAARNGLLLRDRRGFERARNVTAVLFDKTGTLTEGKFGVSDVVLFDDDMNREQVLRLAAAVETESEHPIARSIVEEADDIPSVKEFSSIPGKGAEGKVDGKRVLTVSRSYLEENDIAFDSDALGDIADSGATQVFVVIDGTAKGMIALADRIREESREAVRKLRDAGIACMMVTGDNENVARWVSKELELEQYFAGVLPDKKAEIVKKVKKEGHVVAMTGDGVNDAPALAEADVGIAIGSGTDVAAETADVILVNSSPMDVERVIAFSKATYRKMIQNLFWATGYNIVAIPLAAGVLAGMGILLSPAVGAVLMSLSTVVVAVNARLFTVD, translated from the coding sequence ATGCTGCGGGATTTTCGGCTGCGGTTTTTCATTTCTCTTGCGCTGACACTGCCAATACTCTTCCTCGCACCACTGATTCGCGAGTTCATCGGACTCGAGGCAATGTCCTTCACCGGCGATCGCATGCTTCTCTTCATTCTCAGCACCATCGTATTTGTTTACGGCGGATGGCCATTCCTGAAGGGCTGGTACAGCGAGAGTAAGGAACTGAATCCCGGCATGATGACGCTGATCGGTGTCGCGGTCAGCGTTGCCTGGGGCTATAGCGCAGCCGTCGCGTTCGGACTGCAGGGACGCACCTTCTTCTGGGAACTTGCGACGCTCATCGACATCATGCTGCTGGGACACTGGATTGAGATGCGTTCGGTCATGGGCGCCTCGCGCGCGCTTGAAGAACTAGTCAAACTTCTGCCCTCCGAAGCGCACCGCGTCGAGGAAGATGGCAGCATCAGCGATGTACGCATCGACAAGCTCGGGAAAGGCGACCTCGTGCTGATCAAACCCGGCGAAAAAGTCCCGGGTGATGGATCCGTAGAGGAAGGCAGCAGCTCTGTCAATGAGTCCATGATTACCGGTGAATCCGTTCCTGTCACGAAAGGCCCCGGCGACAAAGTCATCGGCGGTTCGATAAATGGCGATGCCTCCATGAAGATGCGCATCGAAAAAACAGGGAAGGATTCATATCTCTCACAGGTGGTCGAGCTCGTGCGCAATGCGCAGCAGAGCCAGTCCCGTGCCCAGTCCCTTGCCGACCGCGCAGCACGCTGGCTGACGGGCATTGCGGTGAGTGCCGGAGTGATCACATTGCTCGCCTGGTGGCTCGGCGCAGGTGACAGCTTTGTGTTCTCGCTCGAGCGGATGGTTACCGTGATGGTTATCACCTGTCCCCATGCTCTCGGACTCGCGGTCCCTCTCGTCGTTGCCGTCAGTACCTCAGCGGCTGCACGCAACGGACTGTTGCTGCGGGACCGTCGGGGATTCGAGCGTGCACGTAATGTGACCGCCGTTCTCTTCGACAAAACAGGGACGCTCACTGAAGGGAAATTCGGGGTCAGCGATGTCGTCCTGTTTGATGATGACATGAATCGCGAACAAGTGCTGCGGCTCGCCGCGGCAGTGGAGACTGAAAGTGAACATCCCATTGCACGCAGTATCGTCGAGGAAGCGGATGATATCCCCTCCGTGAAAGAATTTTCATCCATACCCGGGAAAGGTGCGGAAGGGAAGGTAGACGGAAAGCGCGTTCTTACTGTCAGTCGCAGCTACCTCGAAGAGAATGACATTGCGTTTGACAGTGATGCCCTGGGAGACATCGCCGACTCCGGTGCCACGCAGGTCTTCGTCGTCATCGACGGCACTGCCAAAGGGATGATTGCGCTTGCTGACAGGATTCGCGAGGAAAGCCGTGAGGCCGTCAGAAAGCTCAGGGATGCAGGCATCGCCTGCATGATGGTCACCGGTGACAACGAAAACGTCGCGCGATGGGTCTCCAAAGAACTCGAACTCGAGCAATATTTCGCAGGTGTCCTGCCGGATAAGAAAGCAGAAATTGTCAAGAAGGTGAAGAAGGAAGGACATGTCGTGGCCATGACAGGTGACGGTGTCAACGACGCACCGGCTCTCGCGGAAGCAGATGTTGGCATTGCCATCGGCTCCGGAACGGACGTTGCCGCAGAAACCGCTGATGTCATACTCGTCAACAGTAGTCCCATGGATGTGGAACGTGTCATCGCCTTTTCGAAGGCAACGTACAGGAAAATGATACAGAATCTCTTCTGGGCAACCGGCTACAACATTGTTGCCATTCCCCTTGCAGCCGGTGTGCTCGCCGGAATGGGCATACTTCTCAGTCCCGCTGTCGGTGCCGTCCTGATGTCACTCAGTACCGTCGTCGTCGCGGTCAACGCCCGACTGTTCACCGTGGACTGA